The Peribacillus simplex genome contains the following window.
GAAACCTCATCCAAGTTCTGTACAGAAATTTCAAAGGAAACTTCGACAACTGACAAAGCGAAATTGGAATGTTCCACTAGACTACCGAATATTGAAATTGAACCAAGTAATAGTTGGATGGGTAAACTACTTCAGAGTGGCAAACATGAAAAAAAAGACGGAACGAATAGACACAAAACTTCGCTCTAGAATTAGGGTCATCATATGGAAACAATGGAAAGTAGCGAAGAAACAAATTAAATCGCTTATTCAACTAGGAATTCCGGAGGAAGAAGCGAAAGGATTAACCTACTGTCGAAAAGGTTACCGATTCATAGGATTATCCAAAGTCGTCCAAAGAGCAGTCTCAAACAAAAGACTAAAGCAGAGGGGAGTCCCCTCTGCTTTAGAACATTATCTAAAAGTACACACTGTGATATAAATTGAAACGCCGTATACGCGAACCGTACGTACGGTGTTGTGAGAGGGGCGAAAATAAACTTATTTTCCCCCTACTCGATTATGGAACTAAAGGGGCAGGTTAGTGGACAAATAAAGATGATTATCTATCTCTCTTTGTCCATTTGGCTCCTTATGCGAAAACTTTCTCTTTTTGTAGGATAAATTTCAAAAGAGTCTGGAATTATTTGTGTCGACTGGTAGAGCAATTCAGATACAGTTACACATTTATACCCTCTATCATATAAAAACCCCAAAATGTTATCTAATACAATAACTGTTTGAGAAGTCTGAGTATATTCACTACCATGCCAATCATGAAATAGAATGATATTACCTGGTTTTACTCCTTTTGTTATATAGTTATAAATTTGACTTGCGGGTGGATTTGCCCAATCGCGAGAGTCCTGACCCCATGACCATAAAACGACATCTTTTCCGTTTTTTAATGCAGTATTAATAATTAAATCATTATAAAAACCACCTACTGGTCGGTAAAGAGTCGGTTTTAAACCAACTGACTTCTGTATAATTTTATCTGTTTCTTCTAATTCTGATGATAGTTTTGCTGATGTAATATTTCCGTAAATATGATGATAAGTATGATTGGCAATTTCGTGTCCTTCTTTTACTTCCCGTTTTAATAGTTCAGGAAATCTTATTACTTTATTACCAGCTACAAAAAAGGTGGCTTTAGCATCATATTTAGCTAATATATCAAGTATTTGTGGGGTAAAAACCGGATGAGGTCCATCATCAAAAGTAATGGCAACTAATTTTTCCTTTGTGTTAACTTCCCAAATAACATGTCCAGTTTTTTCATATTCCTCACGACTTTTAGTGGATGCGGACACATTTATTTGAAAGGAGAAGGAAGGAATTAATAAAAGAAAGATAAAAAACAATATTTTTTTCATTGGACACGCTCCTCATTTAACGACTTGGTTTATGATGCCCTTATTAAAATATTTAATGAGAAACATGAAATGATGGCAGGATTTAGTTTCATATTTAGGTGCAATAAAAGATAAGGTGCTTGTTCAACTAACGTTTTAGCTGTAGAACAGAGCTGTCTTTAGCATATTTTTCTTTATGCAACTAACGGGGCAGGATAGTTGAAGAAGAAATCACCCATTTTTTATCAATTCATTTAAATTCAAATGTACAATTAGGAAAATACAAATATGCACAAGCGTTTCTTGATACTAAAAAAATTTACCTACCTAATAGTTAATTAACATTTATCAACAAAAAAAGGACCCTCTGATTAGTAAATCAGGGGGATTCTTCTTTGTTAAGAATTATTTTCTTTGAGTTTCTTGATTTTATAACCAAGGAAAAGTACTGCACATACAGCATAAATCCCAAGATATACAGCAGGTGACTCTTCTGAAATTAGCCAATAAGTACAAAAGGCAATTAATAAAATATACATTATAAGATCCAAAATTTTAGATTTCATAGTTTATTCTCCGATAATTTTATAGGTTGAATGCTTCGACTATTAATACTATCGCTCCCAAAAATAAAGCCACAGTTAAAAAGAACCATACCATTAGGTTTACTGGATTATGAAGTCCCATAACCTCTTGCCACTTAGCTTTATGAGACCTGTCATTTAACTGATATCTTTTAAGCTGAGTGTATAAATAAATATTTATTACAATTGAAATTATTATTATAATAACTAAAAATGAAGTGAAAGTTATATCCATATTAAATTAACTCCCTTAGACTCTTTAAATTTAAGTATAAATTATCACAATATCATTTTATTTTAACATAAATAACCAAATGGTTTGCATTTTTTCAATCAACCTTAATCTTTAACATAGCCTAATAAAATAAAATATTGTTAAAATGAAATAATACTCTGTTTGTGATGTTTCTCACTTAAACTAACGGGTGCTATAGTTCATTAACAGGGGTTGCTTCGGCAGCCTTTTTGTTATGGCACTAACGGGGCAGGATAGTTGAATAAGGTTAATAGATAACGTTCATGATACTATTTGGTTAATTAGAGTAATAAAAGGTAGAGAGAGGGGCTTTAATAAGTGCTCAAAAATAGAAAAGTAATCGTAACAGGCGCGGCTTCTGGAATAGGTAAAGAAATTGTCAAACAATGCTTATATGAGGGGGCTTCAGTAATTGCATGCGATATTAATGAACATTCCTTATATGATTTAAAACAGTCAATGGATGATCGCTATGTTCTACATACATATCAGTTAGATGTAAGTAACCATGAAGAGGTCGTTAAATTTTTTGTATATGTTGAAGCAGAACAAGCTGATGTAGATAGTTTAGTTAATAATGCGGGGATTTATTTGGCGAAAAATATACTGGATTATCAAGTAGATGAAATTGATAAAGTCCTAGATATAAATGTTAAGGGGTTTATTTATCTCTCACAAATGTTCGGTAAAAAATTGTTCCAAAGCCAACGTAAGGGAGTTATCGTTAATATGTCTTCAGTGTCAGGAATGGAGGGCAGTTCAGATGCAATTTATGGGTTATCAAAGGCTGCCATATTAGGTTTAACTAAAAGCTGTGCAATGAATTTCTCACCATACATCCGAGTTAATGCTGTTGCTCCTACGATGGTTAATACTCCCATGATGGGTACAATCCCTGATTGGAGAAAAGAGGAGTATTTAAGTAACCAACTTATCAATACGCCTGTCCTGCCTGAAGATGTGGCTGATACTGTTGTCTTCTTATTATCAGATAGAGCCAAGCATTATACAGGCGCAACATTAGATATTAATAATGGAGGATATCTAAGATAGTGCTGCGGCTTGTTAAACTACAGGTACGTTTGTTGAGATCCCCCGGGGCTGCCATTTGGTGGCCTTTTTGCTTAATGAACTATCGGGGCAGGATAGTTGATTAAGAAAAAGCTAAAAAGGAGGGGTTTACTGTTTTTACTGGAACATATAAAAGTATATTTAATAAAAGAGGTTGATTTGAATGACTAAGATTTTATTAACTTCTAATGGATTTTTTACAGATTTAATTAAGCAACAATTTTTACAACTAATTGATGGAGATTTGAGTAATTTAAAAGCAACAATAATTACTACAGCTTCTCATAAAAAACAAAATAATAGATTCGCAATGAAAGCAAAAGAAGATCTTTTAGGATTTGGATTTAAGAAGGTTGATTTTAATGATATAGAATTCGACAAACCAGAACTACTAAAGAAATATAATGTAATCTATATCAACGGAGGGAATCCGTTTTATTTGCTGTATCAAATGAAAAAAAATGGGGCTGACTTAATATTAAAGGACATAGCAAAACAAAACACTGTAATTGTAGGGGTAAGTGCTGGAGCGATTGTTCTTGGACCAAACATTGAAGTGGTAAATTATTTTACACCTCAGATAAATACAGTAGATATGCAGGATTTAACAGCACTAGGATTAACTAATAAAGCTATTTTCCCTCATTATGATAGGGAAGATTTGTTCCAAAATAACTCTGGCAGGTCAATAGAAGATAGGTTGAAAGTGTTCGAAAATATAAATAAATGTTCTGTTGTTAGACTCAAGGATGACGAATCTGTACTTATACAATAAAAATGTCTTATTCAATTAACAGGTGCTTTAGCTGTAGATCGGAGCTGTCTTTAAGGCAGTTTTTTTAAAGGGACAGGTTAATTGAAGATGTAACTATAAATATAAAACATTAAACATAAGAGATTCTTATGTATTTTTATAAAAAATATAAAATTTTATTTACTTTGAAAGTTTAGTATCCTTTAGTTAAAGGGGAAATTTTGGGAAAAATTTGAATTCATAAGGGTGATAAAATGATTAAAGGATTACATCACGTTCAGATAACTATTCCAAAGGAGACTGAAGAAAAGGATTACATCACGTTCAGATAACTATTCCAAAGGAGACTGAAGAAAAGGCTAAAAATTTCTATTGTGATATTTTAGGTTTACAAGAAATCGAAAAACCCGAATCCCTTAAAGGACGAGGAGGATTTTGGTTAAAAGTCGGTGATAAAGATGTACATATAGGAACAGAAGATGATTTTGATAGATTGAAAACTAAAGCACATATTGCTTACGAAGTAGAAGACATCTCATATTGGAAAAATAGATTAACAAAAGAGACAATAAAAATACTTGATGGTGTTCCAATTCCAAATTTTGAACGTTTTGAATTTAGAGACCCATTTGGTAATAGGGTAGAAATGATTCAAAATTTGAACTTATAAGTTCTTTTTTGAAACATAGAGTACAATACAAGGCCTTAAAGAACTAACGGGTGCGTGTGCGGCCGAGCCTAGGTCGTATCATATAGCGGGTGGGATTCCCGTCGAGTAAGAACTAGCCATTCGCTCGTAGCGAGTCTTGGAGGGCTAAAGGTAACTTTAGTCTTTAAGCGTAGACAGTTAGGTGGCGGGCCGAAAGCCAAATGGTTGAAGGGATTGAGCTCCATAAAGTTAGTAAATCGAGAGGGCTGATGCTTTACGCACAGCAGAAAGCTACATTTTATCCTTCGTTAAGGGCAAGATGGATAAAACCTCTCTGGAGTCAGAGACCTTGGCACGTTACACATCGATATGATACGGCAACTCGGGAGACCCTATCGGTCTTTTCTTATTAGAAGAGTATGGTGTACAAGCGATAAAAAGCAAGGAAACCAAATGCTGTGTAGGGAGTCGGATAGCAGCGTAGTACCAATGAAGTTGGGTAATGCCGATGGAGGAAAGGCTAGCTACCAGTTATCACCCTTACTAGGGAAACATTTACTACACTCAGAGGTAGGGATAAATGGAAACAAAACTACTAAGGATAGCAGAATTAGCAAAATCTGAATCTGAGAGATTAGCTACATTTTGTGAATGGTAACTAGGAGGAGCCGTGTGCGTGAATAGCGCAAGCACGGTTCTGTGAGGGGGGCAGGAACACAATCTACCGTAAGGTAGAGAGGTTCCCTTCTACTCGACTAGTTGATTAAGGAACACAAAAATGATCGATTTTTTTATAAATGAATAATCCAATAAAAATATTATAAGGGCATGTTTTGATCAATTTTTTTTCAAAACATGCTCTTTCCATTTATTCATTTATCAAGGTACTTGTATTAATGTGATCAAACTTTGTTTCAAAGCTATAGGAAAGATATAGGCAGAAGAACCAACAGTCCCTATTGCATAAAAAAAGCCTAATTTTCTCTATTAATTCAGAGTTAAATTGGGCTTTTTAATTGAAAAATATCTTAGCGTTGTAAATCCACATTTTCCTGACTGTACCCATTATAGCCTAGTCTTTTTTTAATTTTAGACAAAATTATTTATAGTTAAAAACGTTATTAGACAAACAAGTAAACTTTTTTTGTAAATTTTTGTTAACCTTTTTTTTACTTAAACGTTTTAAAGGTGGGAGGTCGGAAATGAATGATTACATGATGGGGAAAAAACTTAACGAAATATTGAAATTTGTTTACTCATACCTGTTGAAAATGGGTGCTTCAAAGGAAGATGCAGAAGATATTGTTCAGGATACTGCTTATAAATTCTTACAATATATTGATTCAGTCACAAATACACAAAGTTGGCTTTTTAGAGTAGCAGTAAATCAATACTATGACTTGACCCGTAAGAAATCGAGGCGGAAAGAAATATTATTGAAATTTAACATACATGAACTATTCGAGGAAGACACACCTGAAATTGCCCTCTTACAAAGTGAATTAGTGAAAGATATACATGAACTGTTAAAAAGATTAAAACCAAAATATAGACAACTACTTCTTCTCAAATATAGTACGGGATTGAAAATAAATGAAATAGCAGAATTATATGGCATGAAAGAAGGATCCGTTAAGACCATTCTTCACAGGGCAAGAAAAGAATTTATAGAACAATATAGGAGGTATGACAATGAGCAAAGAAAATGAATTTATACCTAAAGATTTTGAGTTTGAGAAATTAGTGAAAAAAGCAAAGAGACGCTCAATGCTAAAAATGGTGCTCATTTCTTTAAGTATTAGTTTAATCGTTTTAACTGGTCTATACTTTATTGGTGATACAGTAATGAAAATGAAAATGGAAAAGGAAACTAGTTTAGATTCAACTTGGAATGGAATTATGGGAGCAAATATTGAAGAACAAGGAACAACTTATAATTATTCTCCGATTTCAGCAACAACAAAAACAAAGTTAGTTAAAAAAGTTGGAGGGGTACCAATCCCATGGGGAGAACAGGAAAAAGTCTTTACTATTTTTGGAACATCAAGATTCATTACTACTGATGGTCCCTCAGGATCTGGGAGTATTGAGGATGAGAGAATTCCTTTATTTTACCAAGGAGAAAGAGTAATTGAATTTTATCACCCAGAAGTTAACTATAAGCAAATTTTTGATGACAGGGTTTTACTTAATCAAATTGATGATAACTCCGTCGTAGAAATGGCATTTTCATTTAATAAGGGCTATTCAATAGAAGAAGTTAACAAAGTTTTTAAAGATCAATTAGCTTGGTATTGGGTAGATACCTTTAGTAAGGATGACATAAAAGAGCATAACGAGTTAAATGAAGAAGAGAATATTCCTAGAGGACATACCATAAGTGGATTTGAAGCATATGGATTTCAATATAATAATCATCCAAAAGCTGAGCCAGCATCTAATTTTATATCTAACCTAGAGATGATAAAATCCGATGGTGCAAATTATCAGAATGAGGCAATTGAAATTTACAATAACATTACTAATAAAGGTAAAATTAAACTAGAACCTGAGAACCTTAAAATTATTGGTGTAGTAGTTACAGGGAAACCTAGTGATTTAAAAAAGTATAATGACAATTCTATGATAAATGGTGCTACCTTAGGAGCCACAACAGATCAATATTAGTATTATCAGTGAGTAGAGTGGATCAATCTATCCTGATTGATGTATATAAGATGCTTATTATTATTTAGGCGGGCTGTTGGGGTTGGTATTACAAATGCTAAGGAGAAGTACAGTTGTTACGACACAATGTGATATTCCTGATAGAGCCAAGCAAGATCTTATTGTTGCCCTTATTACATTGAAATATATCTTTTCTCTTTTCGTAATATTAGTTTTGTTTTTACTAAGAAAACTAGTGCAACCGAAGTAAGAACTTCAACAAAAAATAGATAAACTAGAAGAAGAGGTTCGAATATTAAAAAATCACAAAATAATAAACTATGCTTTAATGTACTAACGGGTGCATTAGCTGAGATCAGAGCTGTTTATAAGGCAGCTCTTTTCTTTTGGAGCTAACGGGGCAGGATAGTTCAATAAAAAAACTTGGTTTTTTATGGTAAAATATAAAATATTGTTGGGGAGGATTACTTGGAATCAAATATTATGGTTTTATTCGTATTTTTAGTTTGTATATGTATTAGTTCGGTTCTGAATATACTTTTTAAGATGACAAAAAAAAGAGATTGGCTTATAACTTTCTTAATAAGTTTAGGTTTATTAATAATAATAGTTCCTCTATTAAATGGTGGATAAGAGCTGTCTTTAAGGCAGCCTTTTTCTTGTGTGCCAGGTATGGCAACTATCTAGGTGGTGAAAGTCCACTGTGGGGGTACACATCGACCAACCACTAAGGAAGCGCAAGGTACTTATCGTGAGGTAAGGGCTGGAGGAAGCGTGGAATAAAATCTTGGCTCGACGAACAGGAATCTGATACTAAGGCTCTATAAAGGGATTAAACTCCAAGACAAGTTAAAGTCCAAAAGATGTGCGTAACTTTATAGAGTAAATTAGGCGAGTAAAAGAGGAAAGATAGGTGTCTTACCCTGGGAGGTCTTGCGGATGTACAGAAGTACAGTCGAAAAAGGTTAGTCGCAAGAAGTCAGCAGAAGCCATAGTAATGAAATAATTTCATGAAGGGCTGAACAATTTATAGTGTTTCAACGCCACGAATGCGTAAGTGACGAACTCCGAATGTGTTAATGGTAAAAGTATGAGCGTACCTCAAAGAATAACCAAAATGGAGATATCACTTACTACGTGAGAGGAAAGGAGAAACGAGTGTGGAACTTTTAGAACAAATCCTAAGTAATAAAAATATGAACGAAGCCTACATACGTGTC
Protein-coding sequences here:
- a CDS encoding RNA polymerase sigma factor — encoded protein: MNDYMMGKKLNEILKFVYSYLLKMGASKEDAEDIVQDTAYKFLQYIDSVTNTQSWLFRVAVNQYYDLTRKKSRRKEILLKFNIHELFEEDTPEIALLQSELVKDIHELLKRLKPKYRQLLLLKYSTGLKINEIAELYGMKEGSVKTILHRARKEFIEQYRRYDNEQRK
- a CDS encoding anti sigma factor C-terminal domain-containing protein — translated: MSKENEFIPKDFEFEKLVKKAKRRSMLKMVLISLSISLIVLTGLYFIGDTVMKMKMEKETSLDSTWNGIMGANIEEQGTTYNYSPISATTKTKLVKKVGGVPIPWGEQEKVFTIFGTSRFITTDGPSGSGSIEDERIPLFYQGERVIEFYHPEVNYKQIFDDRVLLNQIDDNSVVEMAFSFNKGYSIEEVNKVFKDQLAWYWVDTFSKDDIKEHNELNEEENIPRGHTISGFEAYGFQYNNHPKAEPASNFISNLEMIKSDGANYQNEAIEIYNNITNKGKIKLEPENLKIIGVVVTGKPSDLKKYNDNSMINGATLGATTDQY
- a CDS encoding Type 1 glutamine amidotransferase-like domain-containing protein gives rise to the protein MTKILLTSNGFFTDLIKQQFLQLIDGDLSNLKATIITTASHKKQNNRFAMKAKEDLLGFGFKKVDFNDIEFDKPELLKKYNVIYINGGNPFYLLYQMKKNGADLILKDIAKQNTVIVGVSAGAIVLGPNIEVVNYFTPQINTVDMQDLTALGLTNKAIFPHYDREDLFQNNSGRSIEDRLKVFENINKCSVVRLKDDESVLIQ
- a CDS encoding VOC family protein, producing the protein MTIPKETEEKAKNFYCDILGLQEIEKPESLKGRGGFWLKVGDKDVHIGTEDDFDRLKTKAHIAYEVEDISYWKNRLTKETIKILDGVPIPNFERFEFRDPFGNRVEMIQNLNL
- a CDS encoding SDR family NAD(P)-dependent oxidoreductase — translated: MLKNRKVIVTGAASGIGKEIVKQCLYEGASVIACDINEHSLYDLKQSMDDRYVLHTYQLDVSNHEEVVKFFVYVEAEQADVDSLVNNAGIYLAKNILDYQVDEIDKVLDINVKGFIYLSQMFGKKLFQSQRKGVIVNMSSVSGMEGSSDAIYGLSKAAILGLTKSCAMNFSPYIRVNAVAPTMVNTPMMGTIPDWRKEEYLSNQLINTPVLPEDVADTVVFLLSDRAKHYTGATLDINNGGYLR
- a CDS encoding polysaccharide deacetylase family protein; the protein is MKKILFFIFLLLIPSFSFQINVSASTKSREEYEKTGHVIWEVNTKEKLVAITFDDGPHPVFTPQILDILAKYDAKATFFVAGNKVIRFPELLKREVKEGHEIANHTYHHIYGNITSAKLSSELEETDKIIQKSVGLKPTLYRPVGGFYNDLIINTALKNGKDVVLWSWGQDSRDWANPPASQIYNYITKGVKPGNIILFHDWHGSEYTQTSQTVIVLDNILGFLYDRGYKCVTVSELLYQSTQIIPDSFEIYPTKRESFRIRSQMDKER